The following are encoded in a window of Amphibacillus xylanus NBRC 15112 genomic DNA:
- the rhuM gene encoding RhuM family protein yields the protein MILAIGYRVRSHRGSQFRQWVTARLNEYLVKGFTMADDRMKEMRNFGEDYFDELDEETSLSSYHGLALSKEGLLIGLFHPHVYAFNLGLEV from the coding sequence ATGATTCTCGCAATTGGCTACCGAGTTCGTTCCCATCGAGGCAGCCAATTTCGTCAGTGGGTAACTGCTCGCTTAAATGAATATCTAGTCAAAGGTTTTACAATGGCTGATGATCGTATGAAAGAAATGCGGAATTTTGGAGAGGATTATTTTGATGAGTTAGATGAAGAGACTAGTTTATCTTCTTATCATGGTTTGGCACTATCTAAGGAAGGATTATTGATTGGCTTGTTTCATCCCCACGTATATGCATTTAATTTAGGTCTGGAAGTCTGA
- a CDS encoding toprim domain-containing protein has translation MIKVMSKAWLDYINEYILLKGETLHQLDSEDNHDVIHLDVIKRTARTRRIVAKLTIGIKESGVPPETLISTFPTPNVKRQLNDKEKAYEWMRNGWVIREYRLKKDERTIDREQYRMGYPLFLFLQKLTTKMLEERNDSMRSWLNKWQKTKHPEQGLSLERLDLLRRLNNVLSKLASDVILAIDHNLDHIESLNVGWRFKKQLTYLHFLLALYQISSDQQQFDWKEIGARYFQYIGGSKVFDSYKSDLIQEAEVLLGRPLHLFGLTSLGTITPIYFAGEMKSPRANYRYGSIHATTDLAVFTDRFETTADVIWLVENRGVLTRMAYEIDFIKASKSFILAIDGQLRSSHRQLIQYLMKNVKQVIIWTDIDEAGLVIAKDAADLVRASNTKIKWVVPPLDVTTNQMEFEDKYQIAMKINREEQEQEMGGVEWWKKWIDD, from the coding sequence GTGATAAAAGTGATGTCAAAAGCTTGGCTTGATTATATAAATGAATATATCTTGTTAAAAGGAGAGACACTCCATCAATTGGACAGTGAGGATAACCATGATGTGATCCACCTTGATGTCATCAAACGTACGGCTCGAACGCGAAGAATCGTCGCTAAGTTAACGATAGGTATTAAAGAGTCAGGGGTCCCGCCAGAGACATTAATCAGTACTTTCCCTACCCCGAATGTTAAACGACAATTAAATGATAAGGAAAAGGCATATGAATGGATGAGAAATGGCTGGGTGATAAGGGAATATCGATTGAAAAAAGATGAGCGAACCATTGATCGTGAACAATACCGGATGGGTTATCCTTTATTTTTATTTCTACAAAAGCTAACGACAAAAATGTTAGAAGAGCGTAATGATTCGATGCGGTCATGGTTAAATAAATGGCAAAAAACAAAACATCCTGAGCAAGGACTTAGTCTCGAACGTCTTGATTTATTAAGACGATTAAATAATGTACTAAGTAAACTTGCTAGTGATGTCATTTTAGCAATCGATCATAACCTAGATCACATAGAATCCTTAAATGTTGGTTGGCGTTTTAAGAAACAACTTACATACTTACATTTCTTGCTTGCCTTATATCAAATATCGAGTGACCAACAGCAATTTGATTGGAAAGAAATCGGTGCGCGTTACTTCCAATATATCGGTGGATCTAAAGTGTTTGATTCATATAAAAGCGATTTGATTCAAGAAGCGGAAGTGTTATTGGGACGTCCTCTTCATTTATTTGGTTTAACAAGCCTTGGAACGATTACCCCCATTTACTTTGCAGGAGAAATGAAAAGTCCGCGAGCTAACTATCGTTATGGAAGCATCCATGCAACAACGGATTTGGCTGTTTTTACTGACCGATTTGAGACAACAGCTGACGTTATTTGGCTTGTTGAGAATAGAGGGGTATTGACACGCATGGCTTATGAGATTGACTTTATAAAAGCGTCGAAGAGTTTTATTCTTGCAATCGACGGTCAGTTACGCTCGAGCCATCGACAATTGATTCAATATTTGATGAAAAATGTGAAGCAAGTGATCATTTGGACAGATATTGATGAGGCGGGGTTGGTGATTGCTAAGGACGCAGCTGACCTTGTTCGAGCAAGTAATACAAAAATAAAATGGGTTGTTCCGCCGTTAGATGTTACGACAAATCAGATGGAATTCGAGGACAAGTATCAAATAGCTATGAAGATAAATAGGGAAGAACAAGAACAGGAGATGGGAGGTGTTGAGTGGTGGAAGAAGTGGATCGACGATTGA
- a CDS encoding AAA family ATPase, with translation MIPWRLRFTGIRDYPAIDLDFSDKSDHILISGPNGAGKSTITFCMGAVLYSGKVVIDGLKSNNLPTDQTWHAKIDLLFKNDGAKKVDAPQYVQFRLDIEQKPSEPIKREFYIEEGDVIDEWERSTKFTSGGKYNFTEYKQQIIHKYAVDPDAYYLIWYQKEVNQFAEMHPEERFRIFSEMNGIDKIQKNWEESKALVKETELTLEEAESKQGLNKLQLQQKKGELDRYLDRNRRLKRGYIEYRVALKWLKTYYLDQINSLKGQIEQLEESRVETNDLKRALESKWHEKNDQDQLLEEKINELNKQNESLDHKRKALINQLKDRQAKRDTISSEIDHISKEVDRIGQSRKDVEQQLTNAKTTVNQLSKTIDDLERKIKVINAKVNEDLNQTIATLNEQIKQDELKYHQVKDLIDTYKSSALVQEEIEMNDNNIDRYRNDLIDLRRKQIELTKELEALKKNQLISSRQEQSINYFKNQNIVVYPMRELLELDSSAKASDEQLFDTIKYTLFVNKKIFNAPNDLYHVSLPNIIPDKSLTHLPEQRIKVKAGLTDDLYAFAVKALCWTRTFFEEEKPNIDRGKLIDQRGVRGPQEEKRLILNEKMVQVYREDVEKELDQTNDRINQFEKKVKQLNQQNMTLFNRRESLKHAEAFLTKENERELRKERQRKLVAERKDLLDQKDDLEAELDQARTDRAKWQQELNTYQMYYETYLLYEQEQDKIEEVQRLDEEIKQLQSNRQKLTKQLTEIDEALEDETQKRRRLNRSIEDIDDRIQSQAREIDQIERQIQDRTEERFTNEEVFSKTKQDLDRLESSASYELEDEEPKLTRSQAEEMRERGKATYELALSITDIDEAAPENYQKMKEEYDTSANEVKKSKILLDQYRERMEHFKEDLENTISMRMLGVNQKFVHYMSLFSFEGNIEWDYLVDRHGQTRYRLYIKARKEGHRGKLEDVSEKARGGKVGRGVSGGEESLSSLLFALALLQTIESSPGYIVLDEFDSALDESRKDKVFELYEQELKRKMIILTPKSHEEEYLHRFSKAYVVYHDPSVPKSKIFKVKRQVT, from the coding sequence ATGATCCCTTGGAGACTTAGATTCACAGGCATTCGTGATTACCCTGCAATCGATCTTGATTTTTCCGACAAGTCGGATCATATTTTAATATCGGGGCCAAATGGTGCAGGAAAATCAACGATTACCTTTTGTATGGGAGCCGTACTCTATTCAGGTAAAGTTGTGATTGATGGGTTAAAATCGAACAATTTACCTACGGATCAAACGTGGCACGCTAAGATTGATCTACTATTTAAAAATGATGGCGCTAAAAAGGTTGATGCTCCTCAATATGTTCAATTCCGTCTCGATATTGAGCAGAAACCTAGCGAGCCAATTAAGCGAGAATTTTATATTGAAGAAGGCGATGTGATTGACGAGTGGGAACGCTCGACGAAGTTTACGTCTGGTGGTAAGTATAATTTTACCGAATATAAACAACAAATTATCCACAAGTATGCGGTCGATCCTGATGCTTATTATTTGATTTGGTATCAAAAAGAAGTCAATCAATTTGCAGAGATGCACCCTGAAGAGCGCTTTCGCATTTTTAGTGAAATGAACGGGATTGATAAAATTCAGAAAAATTGGGAAGAAAGTAAAGCGCTCGTGAAAGAGACAGAGCTCACACTTGAAGAAGCAGAGAGTAAACAAGGTTTAAATAAATTGCAATTGCAACAGAAAAAAGGTGAACTCGATCGATACCTCGATCGTAATCGACGCTTGAAAAGAGGCTATATCGAATATAGAGTAGCACTGAAATGGTTAAAAACATACTATTTGGATCAGATCAATAGTCTAAAAGGACAGATCGAGCAATTAGAAGAGTCAAGAGTGGAAACAAATGATCTTAAAAGAGCATTAGAAAGCAAATGGCATGAAAAAAATGATCAAGATCAGTTGTTGGAAGAGAAAATAAATGAGCTCAATAAACAAAATGAATCGTTAGATCACAAGCGAAAGGCACTGATCAATCAGTTAAAAGATCGTCAAGCGAAACGAGATACAATTTCTAGTGAGATCGATCATATTAGCAAAGAAGTCGATCGGATAGGGCAATCAAGAAAAGATGTGGAACAACAATTAACGAATGCCAAAACCACAGTCAATCAACTGTCAAAGACGATTGATGATCTAGAGCGGAAGATCAAAGTAATTAACGCAAAAGTAAACGAAGACTTAAATCAGACGATTGCCACTTTAAATGAACAAATCAAACAAGATGAGCTGAAGTACCACCAGGTGAAAGACTTAATCGATACGTATAAAAGTAGCGCATTAGTTCAAGAAGAAATTGAAATGAATGATAACAATATTGATCGCTATCGAAATGATTTAATTGATTTAAGAAGAAAACAAATAGAATTAACAAAAGAGTTAGAGGCACTTAAGAAAAATCAACTCATCAGTTCACGACAAGAACAATCGATTAACTACTTTAAAAATCAGAATATCGTCGTTTATCCAATGCGGGAATTACTAGAGCTTGATTCATCTGCGAAAGCGAGCGATGAACAGTTATTTGACACGATTAAATATACGCTTTTTGTCAATAAAAAGATTTTTAACGCACCAAATGACCTTTATCATGTCTCATTACCAAACATTATTCCAGATAAATCACTAACGCATCTGCCAGAACAACGCATTAAAGTAAAAGCAGGATTAACTGATGATCTCTACGCATTCGCCGTTAAAGCATTATGTTGGACACGAACATTTTTTGAAGAAGAAAAGCCGAACATTGACCGGGGAAAGCTGATCGATCAAAGGGGTGTTCGTGGTCCTCAAGAAGAGAAACGTTTGATTTTAAATGAGAAGATGGTTCAGGTGTACCGAGAAGATGTTGAAAAAGAACTCGATCAAACAAATGACAGAATAAATCAATTTGAGAAAAAGGTGAAACAACTCAATCAACAAAATATGACCTTATTTAATCGACGTGAATCACTAAAACACGCAGAAGCTTTTCTAACAAAAGAAAATGAACGTGAATTAAGGAAAGAAAGACAGAGGAAATTAGTGGCTGAACGGAAGGATTTACTTGATCAAAAAGATGACCTTGAAGCTGAATTAGATCAGGCTCGAACAGATCGAGCCAAGTGGCAACAAGAGCTGAATACTTACCAGATGTATTATGAAACCTATCTTTTATATGAACAAGAACAAGATAAGATCGAAGAAGTTCAAAGATTAGATGAAGAAATCAAACAATTGCAATCTAATCGACAAAAATTAACGAAACAATTAACAGAGATAGACGAAGCACTTGAAGATGAAACACAAAAAAGACGTCGCCTCAACCGCTCAATTGAAGATATTGATGACCGAATTCAATCGCAAGCGCGAGAAATCGATCAGATTGAACGGCAGATCCAGGATCGAACAGAAGAGCGGTTTACAAATGAAGAAGTTTTTTCAAAAACAAAGCAAGATTTGGACAGGCTTGAGTCATCAGCGAGTTATGAACTCGAAGATGAGGAGCCTAAACTCACGCGATCACAAGCGGAGGAGATGCGTGAGCGTGGCAAAGCAACATATGAACTGGCTTTAAGTATCACAGATATTGACGAAGCAGCGCCGGAAAACTATCAAAAGATGAAAGAAGAATACGACACATCCGCCAATGAAGTGAAAAAATCGAAAATTTTATTAGATCAATATCGTGAACGGATGGAACACTTTAAAGAAGACTTAGAAAATACGATCAGTATGAGAATGCTCGGTGTGAATCAAAAGTTTGTTCACTACATGTCCCTATTTTCTTTTGAAGGAAATATTGAGTGGGATTATCTGGTCGATCGCCATGGACAAACACGCTATCGCTTATATATTAAAGCAAGAAAAGAAGGACATCGTGGCAAGCTCGAGGATGTAAGTGAAAAGGCCAGAGGTGGGAAAGTTGGAAGGGGGGTATCAGGTGGAGAAGAGTCGCTCAGTTCCTTGCTATTCGCACTCGCTTTGCTCCAGACAATTGAATCCTCACCAGGCTATATTGTGTTAGACGAATTCGATAGTGCCCTAGACGAAAGCCGAAAAGATAAAGTGTTCGAACTATATGAACAAGAATTAAAGCGAAAGATGATCATCCTTACGCCTAAGTCTCATGAAGAAGAATACTTACATCGCTTTTCAAAAGCTTACGTCGTCTACCATGACCCAAGTGTGCCTAAAAGTAAAATCTTTAAAGTAAAGCGTCAAGTTACCTGA
- the gloA gene encoding lactoylglutathione lyase yields MNQVLVEICLRVRDIDATLDFYTNLFDFEVASRREFPEDKFDLIYLNSPGSNVQIELTYNYDAEPYNVGNGFSHLGVTVNDLEKMHDICKASKYETGELRGLAGGTPSYFFVTDPDGYRIEVKRAK; encoded by the coding sequence ATGAACCAAGTACTCGTTGAGATTTGCCTGCGTGTCAGAGATATTGATGCTACTTTAGACTTCTATACGAATTTATTTGATTTCGAAGTCGCCAGTCGCAGAGAATTTCCTGAAGATAAGTTTGATTTAATTTATCTAAATTCTCCCGGCTCTAACGTACAGATTGAACTCACTTACAATTACGATGCCGAGCCTTATAATGTTGGAAATGGCTTCAGTCATTTAGGCGTAACTGTCAACGACTTAGAAAAAATGCATGACATATGTAAAGCTTCTAAGTACGAGACAGGTGAATTAAGAGGACTTGCAGGCGGTACACCAAGCTATTTCTTTGTAACCGACCCTGATGGTTATCGGATTGAAGTTAAGCGTGCAAAATAA
- a CDS encoding AbrB/MazE/SpoVT family DNA-binding domain-containing protein — MVESRKTNEKVVYSTLSSKKQITLPAMIREKLGAEPGDQVGFDYNVETKEVIL; from the coding sequence GTGGTAGAATCCAGGAAAACCAATGAGAAGGTTGTATATTCAACTTTATCTTCTAAAAAACAAATTACACTGCCTGCTATGATAAGGGAAAAGCTAGGTGCTGAACCTGGCGATCAAGTCGGATTTGATTACAATGTAGAAACGAAGGAAGTTATATTGTGA